In one Thunnus maccoyii chromosome 12, fThuMac1.1, whole genome shotgun sequence genomic region, the following are encoded:
- the LOC121908716 gene encoding protein AKNAD1-like isoform X1: MEGEPEESDEDIQGEDKPTVLWEKCIQQSIFVDLSEDESLHLSDLEGSLALHLSQAESAASEASIHLSGSAELSALDDTSSDSSIVSNQSERVVESKTKSRMLHVSAQRPNTMQDAALNQRYEDPGQSTSDEDQEDLPYDGDLGSPYFNQTGSSQGNMSSDGRETVHASPDVPDLHEFTTGDMEHLVSVEPHAEKPATLWQEDANTKQDDVFDGSKQSEEVPSCTSPADGNQQPDINQLLLQHFTQEELLRAGRLIEAETLPEVSLLESVDDTLFSWAPTHSALITNNHTDSHVCNSEINQSFYCGRTDDNSNNASKNSSLEEETEIGINSVTSAATDSITLSSKHGSSDNSALDVANEEKSAEDGPVQKVPLVRTRSFSEMKYGQGQVHYPLPDFSKVAPKVKIPKAPSGPVRPVPQVPSTMHRAQSSPGMLEVISKVLEDSIQPSEKPYVFKDPEKQTAPALVHHLQVEYDKLLTKYAEAENLIDQLRLGTNTQPPSELTELFLEHDDDDDQGNLGEGRHLGSLAPHIPPSEICGEKVETNHKSNIKELNTASSIQPDPECPSDGERMTAELRDIISQFMQKVEEFKLSVSNMSVSTAEQQMMLRSMMEAQDQLERKYISKKDEHRALEMQNYMGLSRNTGTFDPNRLVEGDIFRIGMHLEDIKEMIDKHMCEQISPPHSSSTPTPMTELLYVKPSPLCMHTVSPPLSLHEGPSAGFSTVSYKMETRTEEEKDEEVEEASEIHGEGRLEQSSELKTTDSLLKNTGHDSYCSRSTLGSFEGLNIPTADDEENNEEEKSSVLSEGIVHSNILAYLSGTSSSSRQRQWTPESSTQDSVLNPEGECDLVDCVSLAVEVSSSSDAPRDRDTNSLSEPPLNTSSVSQRIVSPETDSGFGSSYLSQSASGAFQPNLLTESVQSQRDGLSSSDSEASCSNLQTAIHPVSQWWAGTRPSVQTQSCGAAAAVELWVESTTKEPSVRLQGSSLPAQLHHHVSEPTLSTTMDTAQRDSHLYSCSCNSEAILALQSEVSRLKKDLEEGLVQLPHLAQKMDYLTSKCRQDRQERRSKTRPRIHHRPACNSVWKATNSRQNVSNLSSSQVRIEDWISSDMDPSKSKGTDSDDMAGSEISPQFHNSPVGSRRGSSSVVHSGPELQYKLQGTLQASRGSEGNCSVKTSGLMSSSLKGERDSNAKQRARMLMFPWPAVVMENFYSKERWSLLSSPSLQRPLLQVGYGSSSSLPASYKVREPPLQSVSHHRKRSTQSDTALLPSNVYFQQTQPPVSVLSKTGSRAGRRRGNKEEEMNRTLDKAIEVARSMKRTTDRMAKSLSADLAKLHNIQPLGGRKHHIL; this comes from the exons ATGGAGGGAGAACCAGAGGAATCAGACGAGGATATTCAGGGAGAGGACAAGCCCACTGTGCTGTGGGAAAAGTGCATCCAGCAGAGCATCTTTGTTGACCTCAGTGAGGATGAAAGTCTCCACCTCAGTGATCTGGAGGGTTCTTTAGCTTTGCATCTCTCACAAGCAGAGTCTGCTGCGTCAGAGGCCAGTATCCATCTCAGCG gGAGTGCAGAGCTGTCTGCTTTGGATGACACCTCCTCAGACTCCAGTATTGTCAGCAACCAGAGCGAGAGGGTGGTAGAGAGCAAGACCAAGAGCCGCATGTTGCATGTGTCTGCACAAAGACCCAACACCATGCAGGATGCGGCACTAAACCAAAGGTATGAAGACCCGGGGCAAAGTACCAGTGATGAGGATCAGGAGGATCTACCTTATGATGGTGACCTTGGAAGCCCCTACTTCAACCAGACAGGAAGCTCTCAGGGCAACATGAGCTCCGATGGAAGAGAAACTGTTCATGCAAGTCCTGATGTGCCTGATCTGCATGAATTTACTACAGGAGACATGGAACATTTGGTTTCTGTTGAGCCTCATGCTGAAAAACCAGCAACTTTATGGCAAGAGGATGCCAACACCAAACAGGACGATGTCTTTGATGGCTCCAAGCAAAGTGAGGAAGTCCCATCATGTACTAGTCCTGCTGATGGCAACCAGCAGCCAGACATTAACCAGTTGTTACTGCAACACTTCACCCAGGAGGAGTTACTGCGGGCAGGTAGGCTGATCGAGGCAGAGACCCTGCCCGAGGTGTCCCTGCTGGAGAGCGTGGACGACACCCTTTTTAGCTGGGCTCCAACACACAGTGCACTAATTACTAATAACCACACTGACAGCCATGTGTGTAATTCTGAGATTAATCAGAGTTTCTACTGTGGCAGGACTGACGATAACAGCAATAATGCATCAAAAAATTCAAGTTtagaggaggaaacagaaataGGAATTAATAGCGTCACCTCTGCTGCTACTGACAGCATTACATTAAGCTCAAAACATGGCAGCAGTGATAACAGTGCTTTAGATGTAGCGAATGAAGAAAAGTCTGCAGAGGATGGTCCAGTTCAGAAAGTCCCACTTGTGCGCACCAGATCCTTCAGCGAGATGAAGTATGGCCAAGGCCAAGTCCATTACCCGCTCCCTGACTTCTCCAAGGTTGCCCCCAAGGTAAAAATCCCTAAAGCCCCTAGTGGTCCAGTCAGACCTGTTCCCCAGGTCCCCAGCACCATGCACAGAGCCCAGTCCTCTCCAGGGATGTTAGAGGTGATCAGCAAAGTCCTGGAGGATTCGATCCAGCCATCAGAGAAGCCCTATGTCTTCAAAGACCCGGAGAAACAGACTGCTCCAGCACTGGTGCATCACCTACAG GTTGAATATGATAAATTACTCACAAAATATGCTGAGGCAGAGAATCTTATAGATCAACTGAGGCTGGGAACCAAC ACTCAGCCCCCCTCAGAACTGACTGAGCTTTTTTTAgagcatgatgatgatgatgatcaggGAAACTTAGGTGAGGGAAGGCATCTTGGCTCTTTGGCTCCTCACATTCCCCCATCAG AAATATGTGGTGAAAAAGTAGAAACAAACCACAAGAGCAACATTAAGGAGCTGAACACAGCTTCCTCCATCCAGCCTGATCCAGAGTGTCCCAGTGATGGCGAGCGAATGACTGCTGAGCTGAGAGACATCATCAGCCAGTTTATGCAGAAG GTGGAAGAATTCAAACTGAGTGTAAGCAACATGTCAGTTAGCACAGCAGAACAGCAAATG ATGTTGAGGAGCATGATGGAGGCTCAGGACCAGTTGGAAAGAAAATACATCAGTAAGAAGGACGAGCACAGAGCTCTGGAGATGCAGAATTACATGGGCCTGTCCAGGAACACTGGCACCTTTGACCCAAACAG GCTGGTGGAGGGAGACATATTCAGGATAGGGATGCACCTTGAGGACATAAAGGAGATGATAGACAAACATATGTGCGAGCAGATCTCCCCACCCCACTCATCCTCCACTCCTACGCCCATGACAGAGTTGCTGTATGTGAAGCCCAGTCCTCTCTGCATGCACACAGTCTCACCTCCATTATCACTGCATGAG GGGCCAAGTGCAGGTTTTTCCACTGTGAGTTATAAGATGGAAACACGGACTGAGGAAGAGAAAGACGAGGAAGTGGAGGAGGCCAGTGAGATCCATGGAGAGGGTAGATTAGAGCAAAGCAGTGAGCTCAAAACCACCGACTCTCTACTGAAAAATACGGGACATGACAGCTACTGTTCACG gAGTACACTGGGCTCATTTGAGGGACTGAACATCCCGACAGCTGATGATGAGGAGAACAACGAAGAAGAGAAGAGCTCTGTCTTGTCAGAGGGGATCGTTCATAGTAACATCTTAGCGTACCTGAGTGGAACCAGCTCATCCTCAAGACAGAGGCAGTGGACACCTGAAAG caGCACCCAGGATAGTGTCCTGAACCCAGAGGGTGAATGTGATCTGGTTGATTGCGTAAGTCTGGCTGTGGaggtctcctcttcctctgatgCACCCAGAGACCGAGACACCAACAGCCTCTCAGAGCCGCCTCTCAACACCTCATCTGTATCGCAG AGGATTGTGAGCCCAGAGACAGACAGTGGATTTGGGAGCTCTTACTTGAGTCAATCAGCCTCTGGTGCATTTCAGCCAAATCTGCTCACAGAAAG TGTGCAGTCCCAGCGTGACGGTTTAAGTAGCTCAGACAGTGAAGCCTCCTGCTCCAACCTGCAGACAGCTATCCATCCAGTCAGCCAGTGGTGGGCTGGAACTCGCCCGTCCGTCCAAACACAGTCCTGtggtgcagcagctgcagtggaGCTGTGGGTGGAGAGTACCACCAAGGAGCCTTCAGTCAGGCTGCAGG GATCCAGCCTGCCTGCCCAGCTCCATCACCACGTCTCTGAGCCCACACTCAGTACCACCATGGATACAGCACAGAGAGACAGCCATCTGTACTCCTGCTCTTGTAATAG TGAGGCTATCCTGGCCTTGCAGTCAGAGGTATCCCGGCTGAAGAAGGACCTGGAGGAAGGCCTGGTCCAGCTGCCTCACTTAGCACAGAAGATGGACTACCTCACCTCCAAATGCAGACAGGATCGTCAGGAGCGCAGGTCCAAAACCAGACCCAGGATCCACCACAGACCAGCCTGTAACAG TGTGTGGaaagcaacaaacagcagacagaatgTGAGCAATCTCAGTTCCAGTCAGGTGAGGATAGAGGACTGGATTTCTTCAGATATGGACCCCAGCAAGAGCAAAG GTACAGACAGTGATGACATGGCTGGCTCTGAGATCTCGCCACAATTCCACAATTCGCCTGTGGGGAGCCGGagaggcagcagcagtgttGTGCACTCTGGACCAGAGCTTCAATATAAACTTCAGGGGACACTGCAAGCCAGTAGAG GGTCCGAGGGAAACTGCTCAGTGAAGACCTCTGGTCTGATGAGCTCTAGTTtgaagggggagagagacagcaaTGCCAAGCAGAGAGCACGGA TGCTTATGTTTCCGTGGCCAGCAGTCGTCATGGAGAATTTTTACTCCAAGGAGAGATGGTCTCTTCTCTCATCTCCATCTCTTCAGAGGCCTCTCCTCCAGGTCGGCTACGGCTCCTCCAGCAGCCTGCCTGCCAG CTATAAAGTGAGGGAGCCACCGCTGCAGTCTGTGTCCCATCACCGGAAGCGTTCCACACAGTCGGACACAGCACTCCTGCCCAGCAACGTGTACTTCCAGCAGACACAGCCCCCAGTATCAGTGCTGTCAAAGACTGGCAGCAGGGCAGGCAGACGCAGAGGGAACAAG GAGGAAGAAATGAACAGGACTCTAGACAAGGCTATTGAGGTGGCCCGCAGCATGAAGAGGACCACCGACCGCATGGCCAAGAGCCTGTCAGCTGACCTGGCCAAACTGCacaacattcagccactagggggcagaaaaCACCACATCTTATAA
- the LOC121908716 gene encoding uncharacterized protein LOC121908716 isoform X2: MEGEPEESDEDIQGEDKPTVLWEKCIQQSIFVDLSEDESLHLSDLEGSLALHLSQAESAASEASIHLSGSAELSALDDTSSDSSIVSNQSERVVESKTKSRMLHVSAQRPNTMQDAALNQRYEDPGQSTSDEDQEDLPYDGDLGSPYFNQTGSSQGNMSSDGRETVHASPDVPDLHEFTTGDMEHLVSVEPHAEKPATLWQEDANTKQDDVFDGSKQSEEVPSCTSPADGNQQPDINQLLLQHFTQEELLRAGRLIEAETLPEVSLLESVDDTLFSWAPTHSALITNNHTDSHVCNSEINQSFYCGRTDDNSNNASKNSSLEEETEIGINSVTSAATDSITLSSKHGSSDNSALDVANEEKSAEDGPVQKVPLVRTRSFSEMKYGQGQVHYPLPDFSKVAPKVKIPKAPSGPVRPVPQVPSTMHRAQSSPGMLEVISKVLEDSIQPSEKPYVFKDPEKQTAPALVHHLQVEYDKLLTKYAEAENLIDQLRLGTNTQPPSELTELFLEHDDDDDQGNLGEGRHLGSLAPHIPPSEICGEKVETNHKSNIKELNTASSIQPDPECPSDGERMTAELRDIISQFMQKVEEFKLSVSNMSVSTAEQQMMLRSMMEAQDQLERKYISKKDEHRALEMQNYMGLSRNTGTFDPNRLVEGDIFRIGMHLEDIKEMIDKHMCEQISPPHSSSTPTPMTELLYVKPSPLCMHTVSPPLSLHEGPSAGFSTVSYKMETRTEEEKDEEVEEASEIHGEGRLEQSSELKTTDSLLKNTGHDSYCSRSTLGSFEGLNIPTADDEENNEEEKSSVLSEGIVHSNILAYLSGTSSSSRQRQWTPESTQDSVLNPEGECDLVDCVSLAVEVSSSSDAPRDRDTNSLSEPPLNTSSVSQRIVSPETDSGFGSSYLSQSASGAFQPNLLTESVQSQRDGLSSSDSEASCSNLQTAIHPVSQWWAGTRPSVQTQSCGAAAAVELWVESTTKEPSVRLQGSSLPAQLHHHVSEPTLSTTMDTAQRDSHLYSCSCNSEAILALQSEVSRLKKDLEEGLVQLPHLAQKMDYLTSKCRQDRQERRSKTRPRIHHRPACNSVWKATNSRQNVSNLSSSQVRIEDWISSDMDPSKSKGTDSDDMAGSEISPQFHNSPVGSRRGSSSVVHSGPELQYKLQGTLQASRGSEGNCSVKTSGLMSSSLKGERDSNAKQRARMLMFPWPAVVMENFYSKERWSLLSSPSLQRPLLQVGYGSSSSLPASYKVREPPLQSVSHHRKRSTQSDTALLPSNVYFQQTQPPVSVLSKTGSRAGRRRGNKEEEMNRTLDKAIEVARSMKRTTDRMAKSLSADLAKLHNIQPLGGRKHHIL, translated from the exons ATGGAGGGAGAACCAGAGGAATCAGACGAGGATATTCAGGGAGAGGACAAGCCCACTGTGCTGTGGGAAAAGTGCATCCAGCAGAGCATCTTTGTTGACCTCAGTGAGGATGAAAGTCTCCACCTCAGTGATCTGGAGGGTTCTTTAGCTTTGCATCTCTCACAAGCAGAGTCTGCTGCGTCAGAGGCCAGTATCCATCTCAGCG gGAGTGCAGAGCTGTCTGCTTTGGATGACACCTCCTCAGACTCCAGTATTGTCAGCAACCAGAGCGAGAGGGTGGTAGAGAGCAAGACCAAGAGCCGCATGTTGCATGTGTCTGCACAAAGACCCAACACCATGCAGGATGCGGCACTAAACCAAAGGTATGAAGACCCGGGGCAAAGTACCAGTGATGAGGATCAGGAGGATCTACCTTATGATGGTGACCTTGGAAGCCCCTACTTCAACCAGACAGGAAGCTCTCAGGGCAACATGAGCTCCGATGGAAGAGAAACTGTTCATGCAAGTCCTGATGTGCCTGATCTGCATGAATTTACTACAGGAGACATGGAACATTTGGTTTCTGTTGAGCCTCATGCTGAAAAACCAGCAACTTTATGGCAAGAGGATGCCAACACCAAACAGGACGATGTCTTTGATGGCTCCAAGCAAAGTGAGGAAGTCCCATCATGTACTAGTCCTGCTGATGGCAACCAGCAGCCAGACATTAACCAGTTGTTACTGCAACACTTCACCCAGGAGGAGTTACTGCGGGCAGGTAGGCTGATCGAGGCAGAGACCCTGCCCGAGGTGTCCCTGCTGGAGAGCGTGGACGACACCCTTTTTAGCTGGGCTCCAACACACAGTGCACTAATTACTAATAACCACACTGACAGCCATGTGTGTAATTCTGAGATTAATCAGAGTTTCTACTGTGGCAGGACTGACGATAACAGCAATAATGCATCAAAAAATTCAAGTTtagaggaggaaacagaaataGGAATTAATAGCGTCACCTCTGCTGCTACTGACAGCATTACATTAAGCTCAAAACATGGCAGCAGTGATAACAGTGCTTTAGATGTAGCGAATGAAGAAAAGTCTGCAGAGGATGGTCCAGTTCAGAAAGTCCCACTTGTGCGCACCAGATCCTTCAGCGAGATGAAGTATGGCCAAGGCCAAGTCCATTACCCGCTCCCTGACTTCTCCAAGGTTGCCCCCAAGGTAAAAATCCCTAAAGCCCCTAGTGGTCCAGTCAGACCTGTTCCCCAGGTCCCCAGCACCATGCACAGAGCCCAGTCCTCTCCAGGGATGTTAGAGGTGATCAGCAAAGTCCTGGAGGATTCGATCCAGCCATCAGAGAAGCCCTATGTCTTCAAAGACCCGGAGAAACAGACTGCTCCAGCACTGGTGCATCACCTACAG GTTGAATATGATAAATTACTCACAAAATATGCTGAGGCAGAGAATCTTATAGATCAACTGAGGCTGGGAACCAAC ACTCAGCCCCCCTCAGAACTGACTGAGCTTTTTTTAgagcatgatgatgatgatgatcaggGAAACTTAGGTGAGGGAAGGCATCTTGGCTCTTTGGCTCCTCACATTCCCCCATCAG AAATATGTGGTGAAAAAGTAGAAACAAACCACAAGAGCAACATTAAGGAGCTGAACACAGCTTCCTCCATCCAGCCTGATCCAGAGTGTCCCAGTGATGGCGAGCGAATGACTGCTGAGCTGAGAGACATCATCAGCCAGTTTATGCAGAAG GTGGAAGAATTCAAACTGAGTGTAAGCAACATGTCAGTTAGCACAGCAGAACAGCAAATG ATGTTGAGGAGCATGATGGAGGCTCAGGACCAGTTGGAAAGAAAATACATCAGTAAGAAGGACGAGCACAGAGCTCTGGAGATGCAGAATTACATGGGCCTGTCCAGGAACACTGGCACCTTTGACCCAAACAG GCTGGTGGAGGGAGACATATTCAGGATAGGGATGCACCTTGAGGACATAAAGGAGATGATAGACAAACATATGTGCGAGCAGATCTCCCCACCCCACTCATCCTCCACTCCTACGCCCATGACAGAGTTGCTGTATGTGAAGCCCAGTCCTCTCTGCATGCACACAGTCTCACCTCCATTATCACTGCATGAG GGGCCAAGTGCAGGTTTTTCCACTGTGAGTTATAAGATGGAAACACGGACTGAGGAAGAGAAAGACGAGGAAGTGGAGGAGGCCAGTGAGATCCATGGAGAGGGTAGATTAGAGCAAAGCAGTGAGCTCAAAACCACCGACTCTCTACTGAAAAATACGGGACATGACAGCTACTGTTCACG gAGTACACTGGGCTCATTTGAGGGACTGAACATCCCGACAGCTGATGATGAGGAGAACAACGAAGAAGAGAAGAGCTCTGTCTTGTCAGAGGGGATCGTTCATAGTAACATCTTAGCGTACCTGAGTGGAACCAGCTCATCCTCAAGACAGAGGCAGTGGACACCTGAAAG CACCCAGGATAGTGTCCTGAACCCAGAGGGTGAATGTGATCTGGTTGATTGCGTAAGTCTGGCTGTGGaggtctcctcttcctctgatgCACCCAGAGACCGAGACACCAACAGCCTCTCAGAGCCGCCTCTCAACACCTCATCTGTATCGCAG AGGATTGTGAGCCCAGAGACAGACAGTGGATTTGGGAGCTCTTACTTGAGTCAATCAGCCTCTGGTGCATTTCAGCCAAATCTGCTCACAGAAAG TGTGCAGTCCCAGCGTGACGGTTTAAGTAGCTCAGACAGTGAAGCCTCCTGCTCCAACCTGCAGACAGCTATCCATCCAGTCAGCCAGTGGTGGGCTGGAACTCGCCCGTCCGTCCAAACACAGTCCTGtggtgcagcagctgcagtggaGCTGTGGGTGGAGAGTACCACCAAGGAGCCTTCAGTCAGGCTGCAGG GATCCAGCCTGCCTGCCCAGCTCCATCACCACGTCTCTGAGCCCACACTCAGTACCACCATGGATACAGCACAGAGAGACAGCCATCTGTACTCCTGCTCTTGTAATAG TGAGGCTATCCTGGCCTTGCAGTCAGAGGTATCCCGGCTGAAGAAGGACCTGGAGGAAGGCCTGGTCCAGCTGCCTCACTTAGCACAGAAGATGGACTACCTCACCTCCAAATGCAGACAGGATCGTCAGGAGCGCAGGTCCAAAACCAGACCCAGGATCCACCACAGACCAGCCTGTAACAG TGTGTGGaaagcaacaaacagcagacagaatgTGAGCAATCTCAGTTCCAGTCAGGTGAGGATAGAGGACTGGATTTCTTCAGATATGGACCCCAGCAAGAGCAAAG GTACAGACAGTGATGACATGGCTGGCTCTGAGATCTCGCCACAATTCCACAATTCGCCTGTGGGGAGCCGGagaggcagcagcagtgttGTGCACTCTGGACCAGAGCTTCAATATAAACTTCAGGGGACACTGCAAGCCAGTAGAG GGTCCGAGGGAAACTGCTCAGTGAAGACCTCTGGTCTGATGAGCTCTAGTTtgaagggggagagagacagcaaTGCCAAGCAGAGAGCACGGA TGCTTATGTTTCCGTGGCCAGCAGTCGTCATGGAGAATTTTTACTCCAAGGAGAGATGGTCTCTTCTCTCATCTCCATCTCTTCAGAGGCCTCTCCTCCAGGTCGGCTACGGCTCCTCCAGCAGCCTGCCTGCCAG CTATAAAGTGAGGGAGCCACCGCTGCAGTCTGTGTCCCATCACCGGAAGCGTTCCACACAGTCGGACACAGCACTCCTGCCCAGCAACGTGTACTTCCAGCAGACACAGCCCCCAGTATCAGTGCTGTCAAAGACTGGCAGCAGGGCAGGCAGACGCAGAGGGAACAAG GAGGAAGAAATGAACAGGACTCTAGACAAGGCTATTGAGGTGGCCCGCAGCATGAAGAGGACCACCGACCGCATGGCCAAGAGCCTGTCAGCTGACCTGGCCAAACTGCacaacattcagccactagggggcagaaaaCACCACATCTTATAA